In Candidatus Methylomirabilota bacterium, a single window of DNA contains:
- a CDS encoding polyprenyl synthetase family protein produces MPTPTLEQILKERVGALVGAELQTVEARIRGELDSPVSLIQEMGGYIAGAGGKRLRPMLLLLAARLAGYRGPRSVQLACVVELLHTATLIHDDVVDQAPLRRGRPSANAQWGDDASILVGDHLYSKSFALLVRDNDRAVMETLARATVSMTEAEVFQLERKRSGLTTEADYLRIITQKTASFISACCRIGALLGGLPPEQVEALTRYGLDVGVAFQISDDSLDFVADQDRLGKAIGSDLREGKRTLPLIAMLERAAPAANERVRRLLKQPELAPAELAEIRELVLKYDGVDYARARAALFAQAAKADLERFALSEERETLALIADFVVDRDR; encoded by the coding sequence GTGCCGACTCCGACCCTGGAACAGATCCTCAAGGAGCGCGTCGGGGCGCTCGTCGGGGCCGAGCTGCAGACCGTGGAGGCCAGGATTCGAGGCGAGCTCGACTCGCCGGTGTCGCTCATTCAGGAGATGGGCGGGTACATCGCGGGAGCCGGCGGCAAGCGGCTGCGTCCCATGCTCCTGCTGCTGGCCGCCCGGCTGGCCGGCTACCGCGGCCCGCGCTCGGTGCAGCTGGCCTGCGTCGTCGAGCTCCTGCACACGGCGACGCTGATCCACGACGACGTCGTCGACCAGGCCCCCTTGCGCCGCGGGCGGCCGTCGGCCAACGCCCAGTGGGGAGACGACGCCTCGATCCTGGTCGGCGATCATCTCTACTCGAAGTCGTTCGCCCTGCTCGTGCGTGACAACGACCGGGCCGTGATGGAGACCCTGGCCCGGGCCACCGTCTCCATGACGGAGGCCGAGGTGTTCCAGCTGGAGCGCAAGCGCAGCGGCCTCACCACCGAGGCCGATTACCTGCGCATCATCACGCAGAAGACAGCCTCGTTCATCTCCGCCTGCTGCCGGATCGGCGCCCTGCTGGGGGGGCTGCCGCCGGAGCAGGTCGAGGCCCTCACGCGCTACGGGCTCGACGTGGGCGTGGCCTTCCAGATTTCCGACGACTCGCTGGATTTCGTGGCCGACCAGGACCGGCTGGGAAAGGCGATCGGGAGCGACCTCCGCGAGGGCAAGCGGACGCTGCCCCTCATCGCCATGCTGGAGCGCGCGGCGCCGGCGGCCAACGAGCGTGTGCGACGCCTGCTGAAACAACCCGAGCTGGCTCCTGCCGAGCTGGCCGAGATCCGGGAGCTCGTCCTCAAGTACGACGGCGTGGACTATGCCCGCGCGCGCGCCGCGCTCTTCGCCCAGGCGGCCAAGGCCGACCTGGAACGCTTCGCGCTCTCGGAGGAGCGAGAGACGCTCGCCCTCATCGCCGACTTCGTGGTCGATCGCGATCGATAG
- a CDS encoding tetratricopeptide repeat protein, whose protein sequence is MSRQRPWRLAVVLAALWLAGCASGQPSEVTRLQARAAYERGLGHMRDRQASLALSAFQEAIGLDGTVPIYRNTLGVLYLDRLLRPDLALKEFERAIELDPSYAEAHLNTGIALAEMARWGDAVPAYRRALGMPTLSVPHIAYQNLGLALYHLKQYREAEEALRLSIRLEPALEGPYYNLGLVLLAQGRPDEARQAFRRARDLAPQSRFGQAAIGQLEALDDRPQSHR, encoded by the coding sequence GTGTCAAGACAACGGCCCTGGCGGCTCGCCGTGGTCCTCGCGGCCCTCTGGCTCGCCGGATGCGCGAGCGGGCAACCCTCGGAGGTCACCCGGCTGCAAGCCCGGGCTGCGTACGAGCGCGGTCTTGGCCACATGCGCGACCGGCAGGCGTCGCTGGCCCTCAGCGCGTTTCAGGAAGCGATCGGGCTCGACGGCACGGTGCCGATCTATCGCAATACGCTCGGTGTCCTCTACCTCGACCGGCTGCTGCGCCCCGATCTGGCCTTGAAGGAGTTCGAGCGCGCCATCGAGCTCGACCCCAGCTACGCCGAGGCACACCTCAACACGGGTATAGCACTGGCCGAAATGGCACGCTGGGGCGACGCCGTACCGGCGTATCGGCGCGCCCTCGGCATGCCGACCCTCAGCGTGCCCCACATCGCCTATCAGAACCTCGGCCTCGCCCTCTACCACCTCAAGCAGTATCGGGAAGCCGAGGAAGCGCTGCGGCTGTCCATACGGCTTGAGCCCGCCCTGGAAGGCCCCTACTACAACTTGGGGTTGGTCCTGCTGGCTCAGGGCCGTCCCGACGAAGCCAGACAGGCCTTCCGGCGGGCGCGAGACCTCGCGCCTCAGTCTCGCTTCGGCCAGGCGGCCATCGGCCAGCTCGAGGCGCTGGACGACCGCCCGCAGTCCCACCGCTAG
- a CDS encoding FmdB family zinc ribbon protein has protein sequence MISPCSVEVVPTYEYQCQQCRRTFEVRQRITAEPLQRCEVCGGPLHRLLSPAPFILKGEGWYVTDYPSQARKKALEAEKSGTKTDSKDTASAEKSSTAPAKEASSTSGSAGASPPAEKPSA, from the coding sequence ATGATCTCCCCGTGTAGCGTCGAAGTCGTGCCGACGTATGAGTATCAATGCCAGCAGTGCCGCCGTACCTTCGAGGTTCGACAGCGGATCACCGCCGAGCCACTGCAGCGCTGCGAGGTCTGCGGGGGACCGCTGCACCGCCTGCTCTCCCCCGCGCCGTTCATCTTGAAAGGCGAGGGATGGTACGTCACCGACTATCCCTCGCAGGCGCGCAAGAAGGCACTCGAGGCGGAGAAGAGCGGAACCAAGACGGACTCCAAGGACACCGCATCCGCGGAGAAGTCTAGCACTGCCCCCGCGAAGGAGGCGTCATCTACGAGCGGCTCCGCGGGCGCTTCGCCCCCGGCAGAGAAACCGTCCGCCTGA
- a CDS encoding methylmalonyl-CoA mutase family protein has product MNERGRQRKAEFTTSWGAPLKPVYGPEDVGDCRTEDALGRPGEFPFTRGVHPTMYRGRLWTMRQYAGFGAAAETNKRYRFLLEQGQTGLSVAFDLPTQMGYDPDAPEARGEVGRVGVSIASVDDMADLFEAIPLDRVSTSMTINATAAILLALYVVVARRQGVAEARLSGTTQNDILKEYIARGTYIFPPEPSLRLITDMFAYCHERVPRWNVISISGYHMREAGCTAVQEVAFTLANAIAYVEAARRAGLAVDDFAPQLSFFFNAHNNLLEEVAKFRAARRLWARTMRDRFAARDPRSMMLRFHAQTAGSMLTAQQPENNIVRVTVQALAAILGGCQSLHTNSMDEALALPTERAVRIALRTQQILAHESGVADLVDPLGGSFALERCTTDLEEAAVDYIERIDDMGGAVAAIPFMQREIQEAAYRYQREVEDKVRVVVGVNDFVTEEAAPGDLFQLDPGVGEALGQRIARVRAGRDESAALRSLDALERGARGRDNLVPLIVDAVDASVTLGEICQRLRAVFGTHQPSVTF; this is encoded by the coding sequence GTGAACGAGCGCGGCCGCCAGCGCAAGGCAGAATTCACGACCTCGTGGGGCGCGCCCCTGAAGCCGGTCTACGGGCCCGAGGACGTCGGTGACTGCCGCACCGAGGACGCCCTGGGCCGGCCGGGCGAGTTCCCCTTCACCCGCGGCGTGCACCCGACCATGTACCGCGGTCGCCTGTGGACGATGCGGCAGTACGCCGGCTTCGGGGCGGCGGCCGAGACGAACAAGCGCTACCGCTTCCTGCTCGAGCAAGGGCAGACCGGCCTGAGCGTGGCCTTCGACCTGCCCACCCAGATGGGTTACGACCCCGACGCCCCCGAGGCCCGCGGTGAGGTCGGACGGGTCGGCGTCTCGATCGCCTCGGTCGACGACATGGCGGACCTGTTCGAGGCCATCCCGCTCGACCGCGTGTCGACCTCGATGACGATCAACGCCACCGCAGCCATCCTCCTCGCCCTCTACGTGGTGGTGGCGCGGCGCCAGGGCGTCGCCGAGGCCCGCCTGAGCGGGACGACCCAGAACGACATCCTCAAGGAGTACATCGCCCGGGGGACCTACATCTTTCCCCCGGAGCCGTCGCTGCGCCTCATCACCGACATGTTCGCCTACTGCCACGAGCGCGTGCCCCGCTGGAACGTCATTTCGATCTCCGGCTACCACATGCGCGAGGCCGGGTGCACCGCGGTGCAGGAGGTGGCGTTCACGCTGGCCAACGCCATCGCCTACGTCGAGGCGGCTCGGCGTGCGGGCCTCGCCGTGGACGACTTCGCGCCCCAGTTGTCGTTCTTCTTCAACGCCCACAACAACCTGCTGGAGGAGGTCGCCAAATTCCGCGCCGCGCGCCGGCTCTGGGCCCGGACGATGCGCGACCGGTTCGCCGCTCGTGACCCCCGCTCGATGATGCTGCGCTTCCACGCCCAGACGGCGGGCAGCATGCTCACCGCCCAGCAGCCCGAGAACAACATCGTGCGGGTGACGGTGCAGGCGCTGGCGGCGATCCTGGGCGGCTGCCAGTCCCTGCACACGAATTCCATGGACGAAGCCCTGGCGCTGCCGACCGAGCGGGCGGTGCGCATCGCCCTGCGCACGCAACAGATCCTCGCCCACGAGTCCGGCGTGGCCGACCTCGTAGATCCCCTGGGCGGATCCTTCGCGCTGGAGCGATGCACCACCGACCTCGAAGAGGCCGCGGTCGACTACATCGAGCGGATCGATGACATGGGCGGCGCGGTGGCGGCCATTCCGTTCATGCAGCGGGAGATCCAGGAGGCCGCCTACCGCTACCAGCGGGAGGTGGAGGACAAGGTCCGGGTGGTGGTGGGGGTGAACGACTTCGTCACCGAGGAAGCGGCGCCGGGCGATCTGTTCCAGCTCGATCCCGGCGTGGGGGAAGCCTTGGGCCAGCGGATCGCCCGAGTCCGCGCCGGCCGCGACGAGAGCGCCGCGCTGCGGTCCCTGGACGCCCTGGAACGTGGGGCCCGGGGCCGGGACAACCTCGTCCCGCTCATCGTCGACGCCGTCGACGCGTCGGTCACGCTGGGCGAGATCTGTCAGCGGCTGCGCGCGGTGTTCGGCACGCATCAGCCGTCGGTGACGTTCTGA
- a CDS encoding SAM-dependent chlorinase/fluorinase: MTQLGAAGPERRLTTPIVTLTTDFGIRDSYVAEMKGVILGIAPTVQLVDVTHDVEPQQVAEAALAVDAAAPFFPKGTTHLAVVDPDVGSERRGLVVVAAEQCFVGPDNGLFTPILLRGGWVAFELTAPEYRLPAVSRTFHGRDVFAPAAAHLALGVAPSGFGAPVLDPVRLPWPEARPVPGGVAGAVVHIDRFGNLVTSIAAAQVVTPAAGAVRICGSVLPLVGTYADLPPGGAGALIGSRNRLEVVVRDGNAAERFGARRGTPVVFRRTVSLPGAKRPRSRS, translated from the coding sequence GTGACACAGTTGGGAGCGGCAGGGCCGGAACGGAGGCTCACGACGCCGATCGTCACGCTGACCACGGACTTCGGGATCCGCGATAGCTATGTCGCCGAGATGAAAGGGGTCATCCTCGGCATCGCGCCCACCGTGCAGCTCGTCGATGTCACCCACGATGTCGAGCCCCAGCAGGTGGCCGAAGCCGCGCTCGCCGTCGATGCCGCCGCGCCGTTCTTTCCCAAAGGCACCACGCACCTGGCCGTGGTCGACCCCGACGTGGGGAGCGAGCGGCGGGGCCTCGTCGTCGTGGCCGCCGAGCAGTGCTTCGTGGGGCCGGACAACGGCCTGTTCACCCCGATCCTGCTGCGCGGTGGCTGGGTCGCCTTCGAGCTGACGGCCCCGGAGTACCGGCTGCCCGCGGTGAGTCGGACGTTTCACGGACGCGACGTCTTCGCCCCCGCCGCGGCCCACCTCGCACTCGGCGTGGCGCCGTCGGGCTTCGGGGCCCCGGTGCTGGATCCGGTACGACTGCCGTGGCCGGAGGCGCGTCCGGTGCCGGGCGGCGTGGCGGGCGCCGTCGTCCACATCGACCGCTTCGGCAATCTCGTCACCTCGATCGCCGCCGCCCAGGTGGTGACGCCGGCGGCCGGGGCCGTGAGGATCTGCGGCTCGGTCCTCCCGCTCGTCGGCACCTATGCGGATCTTCCGCCCGGTGGTGCCGGCGCGCTGATCGGCTCTCGCAATCGGCTCGAGGTGGTCGTGCGCGACGGGAATGCGGCAGAGCGCTTCGGCGCCCGTCGGGGAACGCCGGTCGTCTTCAGGCGGACGGTTTCTCTGCCGGGGGCGAAGCGCCCGCGGAGCCGCTCGTAG
- a CDS encoding acyl-CoA carboxylase subunit beta, with product MSLQDRFDELHRRHARAALGGGEERIRRQHKAGKKTARERLDLLLDPGSFQEVDRFVVHQSHDFDMADQRVPGDGVVTGSGLIHGRPVVAFAQDFTVFGGSLSEAYARKICKVMDLAMKTGIPIIGLNDSGGARIQEGVVSLAGYADIFLRNTLASGVVPQISAVMGPCAGGAVYSPAITDFIVMVKGTSNMFVTGPEVIKAVTHETVTADELGGAGPHNTLSGVAHFAADSEEECLALLRELLTFLPQNNQEDPPRRPTADPVDRRDASLQTLVPDQPNRPYDMKELIRTVLDDRYFFEIQAAFAPNIVIGFGRLGGRPVGIVANQPAHLAGCLDINASVKAARFVRFCDCFNVPLVTFEDVPGFLPGTAQEFGGIIRQGAKLLYAFCEATVPKLTVITRKAYGGAYCVMSSKHIRGDVNLAYPTAEIAVMGPEGAVNILYRRDMEQTTDLAGFREGRIHEYREKFANPYVAAERGYIDEVIEPKDTRPRLVAALELLSTKRDSNPPKKHGNIPL from the coding sequence ATGTCCCTCCAGGACCGCTTCGACGAGCTTCACCGGCGTCACGCCAGGGCCGCGCTGGGCGGTGGTGAGGAGCGCATCCGGCGACAGCACAAAGCCGGCAAGAAGACGGCCCGCGAGCGACTGGATCTCCTGCTGGATCCCGGGTCCTTCCAGGAAGTCGACCGGTTCGTCGTTCACCAGAGCCACGACTTCGACATGGCCGACCAGCGCGTCCCGGGCGACGGCGTCGTCACCGGCTCGGGCTTGATCCACGGCCGCCCGGTGGTCGCGTTCGCCCAGGACTTCACCGTCTTCGGTGGCTCCCTGTCCGAGGCCTACGCCCGCAAGATCTGCAAGGTGATGGACCTCGCCATGAAGACCGGCATCCCCATCATCGGGCTCAACGACTCCGGTGGGGCCCGCATCCAGGAGGGTGTCGTCTCGCTGGCCGGGTACGCCGACATCTTCCTCCGTAACACCCTGGCGTCCGGGGTCGTGCCGCAGATCTCCGCCGTCATGGGGCCGTGTGCGGGCGGAGCCGTCTACTCGCCGGCGATCACCGACTTCATCGTCATGGTCAAGGGCACGTCCAACATGTTCGTCACCGGGCCCGAGGTCATCAAGGCGGTCACCCACGAGACGGTCACCGCCGATGAGCTCGGGGGGGCCGGCCCCCACAACACCCTGTCGGGGGTCGCCCACTTCGCCGCCGACAGCGAGGAGGAGTGCCTGGCCCTGCTCCGCGAGCTGCTCACGTTCTTGCCCCAGAACAACCAGGAAGATCCCCCGCGGCGCCCCACCGCGGATCCCGTGGACCGGCGTGACGCATCGCTGCAGACGCTCGTCCCCGACCAGCCCAACCGGCCGTACGACATGAAAGAGCTGATCCGGACGGTGCTCGACGATCGCTACTTCTTCGAGATCCAGGCCGCCTTCGCGCCCAACATCGTGATCGGCTTCGGCCGCCTGGGCGGCCGCCCCGTGGGCATCGTGGCCAATCAGCCGGCGCATCTGGCCGGCTGCCTCGACATCAACGCCTCCGTCAAGGCGGCCCGCTTCGTTCGCTTCTGTGATTGCTTCAACGTTCCCCTGGTGACCTTCGAGGACGTCCCCGGGTTCCTGCCGGGGACCGCCCAGGAGTTCGGCGGGATCATCCGCCAGGGGGCCAAGCTCCTCTACGCGTTCTGCGAGGCCACGGTGCCCAAGCTCACCGTCATCACCCGCAAGGCCTACGGCGGGGCCTACTGCGTGATGTCCTCCAAGCACATCCGGGGCGACGTCAACCTGGCCTATCCCACGGCGGAGATCGCGGTGATGGGCCCGGAGGGCGCGGTGAACATCCTCTACCGGCGGGACATGGAGCAGACCACCGATCTGGCCGGATTCCGCGAGGGCAGGATCCACGAGTACCGGGAGAAGTTCGCCAATCCCTACGTGGCTGCCGAGCGCGGCTACATCGACGAGGTCATCGAGCCCAAGGACACCCGGCCTCGCCTGGTGGCGGCGCTGGAGCTGCTCTCCACCAAGCGGGACAGCAATCCTCCCAAGAAGCACGGGAACATCCCGCTGTGA
- a CDS encoding YtxH domain-containing protein, whose amino-acid sequence MNREQGGGGGYLGWFLLGAAVGAVVALIGAPRTGRQARDLLLERGGDVAKRAQVLAEQAQQQAGEWLEKGREVFEEQTQRLVSAFEAGREAMQEELRKRTTSS is encoded by the coding sequence ATGAATCGTGAACAGGGCGGCGGGGGCGGCTATCTCGGCTGGTTTCTCCTCGGCGCGGCGGTCGGCGCCGTCGTCGCGCTGATCGGCGCCCCGCGTACGGGACGCCAGGCGCGCGACCTGCTGCTGGAGCGCGGAGGCGATGTCGCCAAGCGCGCCCAGGTGCTGGCCGAGCAGGCTCAGCAGCAGGCCGGGGAGTGGCTCGAGAAGGGGCGCGAGGTCTTCGAGGAACAGACGCAGCGCCTGGTCTCGGCGTTCGAGGCCGGCCGGGAGGCCATGCAGGAGGAGCTGCGCAAGCGCACGACCTCCAGCTGA